In the genome of Cynocephalus volans isolate mCynVol1 chromosome 15, mCynVol1.pri, whole genome shotgun sequence, one region contains:
- the LOC134364032 gene encoding proteasome subunit beta type-1 has translation MLSSAAMFWGPGRDMGVEPRSAAGPLQLRFSPYAFNGGTVLAIAGEDFSIVASDTRLSEGFSIHTRDSPKCYKLTDKTVIGCSGFHGDCLTLTKIIEARLKMYKHSNNKAMTTGAIAAMLSTILYSRRFFPYYVYNIIGGLDEEGKGAVYSFDPVGSYQRDSFKAGGSASAMLQPLLDNQVGFKNMQNVEHVPLSLDRAMRLVKDVFISAAERDVYTGDALRICIVTKEGIREETIPLRKD, from the coding sequence ATGTTGTCCTCCGCAGCCATGTTCTGGGGGCCCGGCAGAGACATGGGGGTAGAGCCGCGCAGCGCCGCGGGCCCTTTACAGCTGCGCTTTTCGCCCTACGCTTTCAACGGGGGTACTGTATTGGCAATTGCTGGAGAAGATTTTTCAATTGTTGCTTCTGACACTCGATTGAGTGAAGGGTTTTCAATTCACACCCGGGACAGCCCAAAATGTTACAAATTAACAGACAAAACAGTCATTGGGTGCAGTGGTTTTCATGGAGACTGTCTTACCCTGACAAAGATTATTGAAGCAAGGCTAAAGATGTATAAGCACTCCAATAATAAGGCCATGACTACGGGGGCAATTGCTGCGATGCTGTCTACAATCCTGTATTCAAGGCGCTTCTTTCCCTACTATGTTTACAACATCATCGGTGGACTTGAtgaagaagggaagggagccGTGTACAGCTTTGACCCGGTGGGGTCCTACCAGAGAGATTCCTTCAAGGCTGGAGGCTCAGCAAGTGCCATGCTTCAGCCGCTGCTTGACAACCAGGTTGGTTTTAAGAATATGCAGAACGTAGAGCATGTCCCACTGTCCTTGGACAGAGCCATGCGGCTAGTGAAAGACGTCTTCATTTCTGCGGCTGAGAGGGACGTGTACACGGGAGACGCACTCAGGATCTGCATTGTGACCAAAGAGGGCATCAGGGAGGAGACcatccccttgaggaaggactgA